From a region of the Lactuca sativa cultivar Salinas chromosome 4, Lsat_Salinas_v11, whole genome shotgun sequence genome:
- the LOC111889847 gene encoding probable histone H2A variant 3, translating into MDGKGGKGLLAGKTPAAAAANKDKDKKRPISRSARVSLQFLVGRIHRHLKTRTSSNGRVGATAAVYSAAILEYLTTEVLELAGNASKDLKVKRITPPHLQLSIRTTIHLIITIGSTNQTESLLRERSCD; encoded by the exons ATGGACGGAAAGGGTGGGAAGGGTTTATTGGCCGGAAAAACACCGGCGGCAGCAGCAGCTAACAAGGACAAAGATAAGAAGAGGCCGATTTCCCGATCTGCTAGAGTTAGCCTCCAG TTTCTAGTAGGGAGGATTCATCGCCATTTGAAAACTAGAACTTCTTCAAATGGACGTGTTGGAGCCACTGCTGCTGTTTACTCCGCTGCCATTCTTGAGTACTTAACTACTGAGGTGCTTGAGTTAGCTGGAAATGCTAGCAAAGATTTGAAGGTGAAGAGGATTACACCTCCCC ACCTGCAACTGTCCATAAGAACAACCATTCACCTCATCATTACCATTGGCTCAACTAACCAGACTGAGAGTCTCCTCAGAGAAAGATCATGTGATTGA